The window TTCTTCTGTGGAAAGGGCCTACCATAGAAAAGGAGATTTGCATTAGTTTCCTCTCTGTTTTAATTGCAGATATTAGAACTAGTATTTTTGGTACTTCTATCAATTTATGAATGCAAATAATTCATGCAGTTAACTGTTCAGTAAAAACAAAACTATAGGCTAAACTTATATATATAGTAAACAGATAGCATTTGTGATGTCACAAGTGAGGATTGATCTTGCAGATAACTGCATAGATTTGTCTTATCAATAAATTGGAGCAACAAAACATGTACACTCGTGCCGGGTTGTGAGACTGTTTGTTGGACGTCCGATGGCACATTACTCCAATATATGTTTCTAGTGAGATTTGAACCTTATACCTCTTTGGCTTTCAAGCCCCAACCACTAGGATATACTCGGATCAAAGTGATAGAATGGCACCATAGTCTACCACTATCAGCTTTATAAATTGTATGGTGCTTTCCAAATAACAGAAGCAACAAATTACTAGTGACCAAAAGtaagtattaatataaaaaagCAATCTTGAACACATGACTAAAAAGCTTTAAAAATATACTATGATCAGAATCACTAACTGATGTCCACGTGTACGAGTTAATCAAGCAATATAACATGTCATATTAAGACCAGCAAGCCAACTACATTAACACTCTATACTCACCAGTTCAAACAACAAGAATGGCTTCAGCTCTAAGACGCATTTTCGATAAACTTTTTGTATATTCATCAGCAAGAAAGCAATCATCTTGCCGAAGAAGTTTAAGTAGCAATGTCAATCAAGAAGAATTTCCTTGCTACAGCGTTTGTGTAGCCCGCCTTGCTATCATGGTAACAAAAAAATACTTTAAACATTAAGAATATAACACCTTAGGTTATTTTCATTTAAACTGTAGTTTTCTTTTCAAAATTTAAAAGGGAAATGTTCGTTTCGTCATTATTTGTGTTTATTTATGCAGGTAATGCTGGCTATTCTTATAGGTTTGCTGACAATACTTACATGGCATTTCACCAAAGTTTACACAAGAACATCATTAAACGCTTTGGCATATGGCCTTCGATATGAACTTTTGCAGCGACCCGTATTGCATATGTGGAAAATATTGAATTCTACAGTCGAAATAACAACATCCCAAGTTAGGCTGTCAGAGTATGTGATCAGAAAATATAGCAAAGCTGAAAATCAGGCACAGCAAGTAGAGGTATGCAACTTCATGTatcagtttgttttttttttttttttttttttacgaaactTTATGTAATTTATCGTAGAAGTTAATGATTAATGTCTATATCTACCAGTTGTATGAAGTTATGAGGGATGTGACATGGGCGCTTTTCGCGAGCCACAAGGCTTTAAATTCAATGTCGATAAAATACAGAAATGGGTTCGTTCAAGCGTTTCATCGAGATCTTAGagacaaaaatatatattatatatattccaATTTAGACAATTACACAATGGTTGAACCTTATGGTATGAACAAATCATTACCTCATGAAGAATGGAACGATCAGATGATACACGGTAATGTTTCAGCAATATGGTACCGAGAACCATTAGATCCCGAAACTGGTAAGAGAATGGGACAACAGACGAAAATACCCCCGGATGAATTATTAAACATTGCAGGTATATCTCAGGTACCTGATGGTGCAGCTTCTTGGCATGTTGCAGTAAGCAAATTTACGAATTCGCCCTTGCTATCGGCTGCTTTACCCGTTTGGGATGAAGATAAGGGAAGTATCGTGGCGGTTGTTGGAGTTACGACAGCTTTGTATAGTGTCGGTCAACTTATGAAAGAGCTGGTCAAACTTCATGGTGGACATATATATTTGACATCTCAAGAGGGGTGGTTGCTTGCTACTTCTTCAAGTACGCCGCTTTTGAAAAATTCGTCGACTGGGCCCACACTTTCAATGGCTGTAGATTCTCAAGATGAGATCATACAATCGGGAGCCAAATGGTTGCGTAAAACGTATGGTGACAAGCCACCACTGAGCCATGAGGTTCATTCGGCTACTGCTACGCTTGGCAACCAAAAATATTACATAGATTCGTTTTTCTTGAACTTAACGAGACTCCCTATGGTACGTTTTACTATATGATATGATATACTTAATAAGTGAACTTACTTATGCGTGGGTCTATTTGGGTTATCATTAAGTCAAACGAAATTTACTAAAAAGGAATTGAAACGGGTTATAATGGTTAAACGGGTTTAAAGTCACCTAAACAGTTTTTGTAAGAAAAATTGAAACACTAACTACTTATGAAAATTATATACTGTATTATATTTCAAGGACAAAATTTCTTCGGTTTGTGCCTCAAACATGAAACTGAAAACCGAAAATAGGTCTCGACCCAACCAGACCCAAAAAAATAGATGAATAATGAGTCTCAACCCAACCAGACTCAACCTGACCTGACCTGGGTCTCGACCCATCCTGGTCGACCCATTTAAAATCTGAGTCgttttgacccatgacccattttgACTCAAACCTATTTGATTCTTGACCCAACCTGACCGGTTTACCAAGTGGAGTTATAACCACAACCCTTTTTGACATGTTACCCAAATCACCCACTGCAAGTTTTTTCCGGCCTATATAAGATTTGATATATACCATGAAGAAATTCTACAGGTGGGAGTTCTTTGCATTCCGAGGAAATACATAATGGGGAAGGTGGATGCAAGGGCATTTAAGACATTAGTAATATTGATATCTGCATCTGTATGCATACTAGTTGTGggttgtatttgtatttttatattaaCCAACGGGGTATCGAAAGAAATGAGATTACGTGCAGAACTAATTAGCCATTTAGATGCTCGACGAAAAGCAGAGGCGTCCAGCAATTTTAAAAGCCAATTTTTAGCCAATATGAGGTTacttttcatataattatatatataatatctctATTTTTCATTTAAGTATTTAACTGCCATTCAGTGTATGTATGAATATGAATGCTTCTATCTGAAACAGTCATGAACTGAGAACACCGATGGCTGCTGTCATAGGATTGTTGGATATTCTTTTATGTGACGATTGTCTTACAAATGAACAATACGCGACAATTAATCAAATTCGTAGATGCTCAACGGCTCTTCTTAGGCTTCTGAACAATATTTTGGATATTAGTAAGGTGAAGTATTAAAGAACTCAATCTTATACAGATATTAAAAATTGTATTTTCTCCTCGAGAGAAATTATAGTAGACATTTTATAAAATTACAGGTTGAATCTGGAAAGCTGGTGCTCGAAGAAGCAGAGTTTGATTTGGGGCGAGAACTTGAAGGACTTGTAGATATGTTTTCTGTGCAGTGCAAGAATCACAATGTGGAAACCGTATTAGATCTCTCTGGTACTAAATTAATAGCATCACTAGATATGGCAATTTGACCCATTCACTTATGAATGGGTGAATTTGGTTTGTGGTTTATacggaaatgggtcaaatgggttgacATCATCTACTTTAACTTAAATTAAATTCAACTTAATTAATTTATGTGAtgattcaaattttaaatttaataatattgtttctaCTAATACAATTAGCATATCTTCTATAATATGAACATAGAAGAACTGTGGGTCAATGCAATTGTAACAGACACTTAAACATATTATGTTTGGCTGTTTGTTTAATGTGATCAGATGATATGCCAAAAGTATTCCATGGAGACTCGGGTAGAGTTGTTCAAATATTTGCTAATCTGATTAGCAACTCAATCAAGTTTACAACATGTACGTTCAAATTACTCAGTCAAATAGTTTTGAACTATAAAAAGTTATTCTGCAGAGATTGATATAGGAATTGAATTACAGCAGGATACATAATTTTGCGAGGCTGGTGCGAAAACCTGAATTCATTCAGTAATAACGGGAACTTCTTTATCGATCAGAAAGCTCTACGGTCAGCAGCCCAGAAAAAGGCACTCCGTGAGAAAAGATCCTGCAAAAATGACAACACAATGATTCTTTTCTTTGAAGTTGAAGATACGGGCTGCGGTACGAACTTTAAATCTTACAATCACACATGACTTTTAAGAATATAGTAGTTTCAGTTCACGTCATTACTCACTATGCTAATTGTGCACCATGTTGAATTACTACAATGCTCCTGTCAACAGTAACGTCTGCAGTTTATATACACAGGGTGTTTTAGTAACTTGTATTTTCTGAAAaaatttccatttttttttttttaaatttcgttcGTTTGCGTTTTGCCTCAGTGAAACGGGGCCCACACACCAACCCTCGTTTATTTCTAACGGTCACACTTACATATGTAATGATTATATTTCCATATAGGAATTGATCCGAGCAAATGGGAATCCGTATTTGAAAGCTTTGAACAAGCAGACCCATCAACAACTAGACTGTAAGCAACAAAACATACCTTAATGAAAAGACAGTCATATAACAAGTTCCCGAAACTAAACTAACTGTATGATTACTTACAGCCATGGTGGAACAGGTCTCGGGTTATGTATAGTTCGAACCCTGGTGAGAAACGTACCATGTTGCTACCATGTTAATCGATACTGTGTTCTAAATACAGTATTAAAACAAGAATTTTGCTTACAGGTTAAAAAAATGGGAGGAGAAATTAGAGTAGTGAAGACACATGGATCAGGAACCCTGATGCAACTTTATCTTTTACTAAACACACCTGCAGATGTAACAAGAGAAAACTACCACCTTAAATTCGTAGAGCATAATTTAAAGGTGAGAATAAATTCGGTATGATTAAGGATAAAAGGGCCCTTAGTGTATGCAGGATTTTGGTAACGATACATGTCTCTCAGTGAACCACTCCATTCTTTACCTTCAAATTTCCTGAAAGACACTAACTGAACATAGAATTGGACGTGTCACGACTCTCAGTGCTCCTAGTGCATCAAGATTCCAAATTTGATGCATCGGGACACGTGTCTTCACCAGAATTCTCCATACACATTTCTACATAAGAGACCCATTTACCTTATCTTTCCTTAGCATAACTAAAAACTTGCTGAAAGTTTGTTATTGAAGAGgatttttttaattataattaagggtttttttttttcaaattcaaTTGCAGGTAGTGCTTGCACTTGGCGGAAGAATGGGTAGAGAAATACTTTCTCGGTGGCTACTCAAACTTGGAATACCCGTATGGGAAGCAAACGAGTGGAACGAACTCACACAGATACTTCAAGATCTCTTTAAATCCCCGACTTACGTGCAAAGCTTGACGCACAAGCATCCAAAAGTTGAGCCACTAAGCAAAAATGAGGTAGAGTTGTCGGTTTTCATCGTAGTCATCGACATTGGCATGCTAAACTTATGCACAGACATATGGAAGGAGCAGCTCAATTTCTTAGATACGTTTAATAAGCGCGCAAAGTTTGTGTGGATTTTAAACCACGATACCTCTAATGCCATTAAGATTGACCTTCGAAGACGCGGGCATCTATTAATGGTAAATGGACCATTATACAAAGCAAAAATGATTCAAATGATTGAAGCCGTTATAAAAGAAACCTGTCTTAAACTGCCAATTTCGAAGACCGATGAGCATGAATGTGTTCAGACTGATCAGCTACATTCGGACACCAAAAGTTCATATGATTCTGAAATATCAGAACTTTCTTCAATTGAAGAAACAAGTCAAAAAAACCTCACAATTTCTGAAGCGGTAAGCAATTGCTTTCCTGAACGAATTAAGTTGTGTACGAATAATATGGTTTCTGTGACAACATTTCCAAATGATGATTCAAACTGTGAGCAAGACGTTAATCAAGCTGAGAACGCCAAGTGTAGTCAAAAGGCGCTTGAAGGTTTACGCATTTTGTTGGCCGAAGACACACCGATACTACAGAGAGTGGCAACTATAATGCTGGAGCAGATGGGTGCTAAGGTCATTGTTGTAGGAGATGGGGTGCAGGCCGTAGAAGCTCTCAATGTTCTGCACAAAGTAGATAACTTTAACGCATCTGGTGACCATCCGCAGTATGACCTGATACTAATGGACTGTCAGGTGAGAATCTCGTGACAATCGGCACTGATAACGATGTTACAAATTTACAAAGTATTAGCTTCTTGTTTTCATGTATTAAACTATTCCAAGATAGTCTAGTTGTCcctttcgccaaaaaaaaaaaaaaaaaaaaaaaaaaaaaaaaaaaatgatagccTAGTTGTTGGGAACCCTGATATCCTCACATGATGTTTAACGTTCAAATGTCACTAAAAACATATCTTGTGGTCGGCTAGAGAAAAAGGGTCGGAAATGCTAACTGCATAATCCAGATAGGGTGTATACATCTTATTAAAATATACTCTCCGTCCCCAGTGGCCTAGACTAGGGGTGTTTATCAGTTCGATTTTCAATTTTCTCAGTTTATTCGGTTAGTTTTGTTGGAATTTGAAATATTTGGAGGCAAAACCGAAAACTGAATTTGGTTCAGTTCGGTTAAAACCGGAAATCAAAAAATCATAATTGAACTTAAATGATCGTAAAAATCgattttaaattcgatttttgaAATTAAAATTGGTTttcgcctatatatatatatatatatatatatatatatatatatatatatatatatatatatatataggggcaggatcaatggggaagtaactaatcgggggaagcagggggaagcaaattatttattttttttcgtttttttttaaatttttttttttcgggcatcaagatcacacgaaaatatgaacatttagaagagacacttcgtgatgaatgttattatttaggcgggaaaacgatcgacaaaaataacattcaagataatattgttcgtgaagaatatgaacgttttttttcttcatgttttgtgaagtaaaatttagtccggtttaacccaaaacaccaaaccctaaaccctaaaccctaaaccctaaaccctaaaccctaaactctaaactctaaaccgttcgtgttaaaaactaaatctaaatcctaaatctaaaccctaaatctaaaccctaaaccctaaatttctaaaccctaatatctaaaccctataaaccctaatatcaaaaccccaatagctaaaacctcaaaatacgctcgaaaaacacgataattgttatatattacttcttcgagcgttttcccgccaaaataaaaacatttatcacaaagtgtctctactaaatgttcatattttcatctcatctataatgttcgtgaacacagttttttcaaaaaacgaaaaaaaaaaaaaaaagaatttgcttcccccgcttcccccgaatggttactttcctcttgatcctaccactatatatatatatatatatatatatatatatatatatatatatatatatatattgataatgtaTTTCATTATTGGTTGAATTCAGTTTTTGTATAAACCAAATTTCAGGATAGTAAAACCCTTAACTGAACTGAATAAAGATTTCAGTTTGGAATTTTCTTAGGTTTTCATTCAGTTCAGTTTTGTTCGGTTCATTTTTTGGATTATAATTGATTTGAAATCATATATTGAACACCCCTAGCATAGCCTAAACAGGAAAATCTTATCCATTTGTTTGAGATGTATACCTGCAGATGCCAAAGATGGATGGTTATGAAGCAACAAAAGCGATACGAAGAGCAGAAACGGAATCAGGGTCACACACTCCGATTGTTGCATTGACAGCACATGCCATGTCATCAGATGAAGCTAAATGCTTGGAAGTAGGCATGGATGCATATCTAACAAAACCAATAGACTGCAAGCTTATGGTTTCCACCATTTTGTCATTAACCAAGTGCACTAGGACCTGATCAATTTTCACATTTCTGCAAGAAACATAAAAAATAATCTACAATGCTAGCTAATTATAAGTAGCTAGAAACAGCTCAGTAGGCTTATAGATTGTGCATAAGTTCGACATAAGGTCATAACCATGATTATTGTATGTGCGTTTCTGTATTGAGTGACCTACAATGAAGTATAAATTTGTTATGTGTACTtctttacatttatatttatgaaTTTTAGTATTTTACTGAATGTATCATTTTTGACGATATTTTAtaatttctttattattattattattattttattttttatactaAATACAGAGTATAAATAGTGTAAATGATCTAGTAATGTTATTGGTCCACGAGGGAGTTGTGCACCGTAGAAACCaggttaatatatttttttttcttctttaaggACTCAATTATTAAAGGACAAAAATCATCAAGGATCAAAAATGTAAATAATGATTAAGCAAtctagaaaaatgaccacgcaaGCTTAAATAACGGTTATGTAATTTTGAATAATGGCTATGTCATTTCAATAATAGTTATGCAACTTCGAATAATGGTTACGCAATTTCAAATAATGACTATATAGTTTATTGTACATATTTCTTTAATTCTTTATAATTGCTTTTTATCCACTAATCGCTTAACTAAAACAACACTATTTCGCCGCATCGGGCATATGTTTCTACTAGTTACAAATAGATAGTGTAATGTAAggtggaagcaaggtcgcaagaggcaccttgcatCCTTGCTTCCACCGGAGAGCAAGGAGCAAAATGTTACCTTGCGACTTTCCTTTCACCTGGTAGAAATCTCGTTTTGACCTATTTATTCTATGGCCCAGGCTCAAGGCACCTTGCTTCTTGTGAAGGCGAATCGTCAAGTTTTTTTTTTCATAGTTACTCGATTTGCAGGGAGTGATTATGTTAATAGACTAAATTTCAGGGGGCAATCAAAACCTTTTTTCTTTTTGTTTGTTAAAGCTGTCTTGCAACCCAAGACAGGAGGATCTCCTTCACTATACCCCCAAACACAAACAATCGCCTCTGCATCTCCAAATCACAAAAATCAAAACTTGAAATTAAACTAACAAACCCTAGAAATCTCATTAATGGCGCGATACGACAGAGCTATAACGGTATTCTCTCCTGATGGTCATCTATTTCAAGTTGAGTACGCACTTGAAGCCGTTCGTAAAGGTAACGCCGCCGTTGGTGTTCGTGGCTCTGATATCGTCGTTCTCGGCGTCGAGAAAAAGTCAACCGTCAAACTTCAGGACTCTAGGTATAtaaatctatcttgatttaagtTGTGCAAATCAATTGATGTGTGACTAGACCTAAAAACCTAATTGTTTGTGTTATTTGTGAATTGAAGATTGTGTTGATCATGATTTGTTATTAGTGAATTAAATTTGTGTTATTTGGTTGATTTGTACGGATCTAGCATCATTTTGACCATCGATTGCAGTTAATAGCTGCAATTTGTTGATTTAAAATATTGTTGCTGATTTTATGTCAAATTTACAGCATGATAGCTACTGTAGTGTTGCATTTCTGTAATTAGATCATTTCATCCCCCATAAGCATTAAGCAGTTGTTAACAATCAACATAATGTGTTAAAAACTAATAATTGACTTTAAAAAAAATCGTGGCTTGTAAAGTTATAACTTGCAATATGGAATCATCAGCCATCACTTTTTTGCTTTCATTTTCGCAACATGCAACTTGAAGGTGACACACATTTGTTACCAGATGGACAGATGGTGATAAACCAATCTGATGAGGACCTTAAGTAACTTTGCATAAATTACAGCTATATGACTGTGAGTCAGCTTTCATAACCTTGCTTAATTTTGCAAATTAAATGTGTAATTTTTCTTTAACTAGTTAATTTAGATTCCTAATTTATATATCATATGTACATACAGATCAGTTAGGAAGATTGTAAACCTAGATGATCACATTGCATTGGCGTGTGCTGGACTTAAAGCAGATGCGCGTGTTCTTATAAACAAAGCACGAATTGAATGCCAGAGCCATAAGCTTACTGTTGAGGATCCAGTGACTGTAGAGTATATCACACGATACATTGCAGGTCTTCAACAGAAATACACACAAAGTGGAGGTGTCAGGCCATTTGGGCTTTCAACTTTAATCGTAGGATTTGATCCTTATACTAGTGTTCCATCACTATATCAGACTGATCCTTCAGGGACTTTTTCTGCATGGAAGGCTAATGCTACGGGGAGAAATTCAAATTCCATGAGGGAATTTTTGGAGAAGAATTACAAAGAAACTTCTGGCCAAGAAACTATCAAACTCGCCATTCGAGCTCTGCTTGAAGTtagtatttctttttatttttgttttcagTTTTATGTGGTTATTGTGTGTGCATTTATTTTGTTGCCTCATTTTATTTGAGTACATGACTAGAACCAATACCCTTGATAGCTCGTTCATCTGCCAGAAAACATCATCTAATGATTCTTGTGATGACATCCCTTTAACAACGTTAATTGAATATTATCCTGCAGTTGGTCTAGAGTTACTTGTACCAGTTTAAGGACCAAATACcgagaatatgattatatatactcTCTCCGTTCCGTTTTAATACTCCACTTTTCCTTTTTGatgatgtcccaaattaatagttcaCTTTCATAAATAGATAAGATAAGTAAAGTTCTTTTATACCTTTAACTTTATGCATGTAAACATAAATGTAAATAAAAAGTTAGgggtaaaactgtaaagtaaacaaaaagtacagtgtgataatgTAATATTAGGATGATGACATTTCGTAAACTAGTTGATCTAGAGTTACTTGCACATGATTTGAGAAAATAAGTTGACATATCTGCCATTTGTTCCCGCGGATCCTACAGTTGCTTTGCTGATATTATTTTGATTTTAACTATTACTGAATTTGTTATTTACATTTTTTTGTGGATGTTGAATTCTATGTGCTTAGTCTTTAAATCTCTGCATGAACATATACGATGTTTGGGGAACTAACTGTTAAGCCTTTACCTTTCCTTTTATCATCATCACAACCAAACATGCTACAAAAAATGAAGTTCCTATGTGATTGATCAAACattgtttttattaataataataataataataataataatcatatgtaGGTTGTTGAGAGTGGAGGGAAGAACATTGAAGTTGCTGTGATGACAAAGGAGGGGCTACGACAACTTGAGGAGGCTGAGATTGATACGATTGTTGCAGCCATTGAAGCAGAAAAGGCTGCTGCTGAGGCTGCAAAGAAAGCTCCTGCTAAAGATACATAATGCTGCTGCTGTTATCCCTCACCTCAAAATTTCTCTCAtgtttttaatcattattatcttaGAAATCTCCTTTTAAACCTTTCTATGACTTTTTTTATGAACATAATCTGGATGTGAATGTCCTACGATA of the Rutidosis leptorrhynchoides isolate AG116_Rl617_1_P2 chromosome 5, CSIRO_AGI_Rlap_v1, whole genome shotgun sequence genome contains:
- the LOC139849216 gene encoding histidine kinase 1-like, which translates into the protein MASALRRIFDKLFVYSSARKQSSCRRSLSSNVNQEEFPCYSVCVARLAIMVMLAILIGLLTILTWHFTKVYTRTSLNALAYGLRYELLQRPVLHMWKILNSTVEITTSQVRLSEYVIRKYSKAENQAQQVELYEVMRDVTWALFASHKALNSMSIKYRNGFVQAFHRDLRDKNIYYIYSNLDNYTMVEPYGMNKSLPHEEWNDQMIHGNVSAIWYREPLDPETGKRMGQQTKIPPDELLNIAGISQVPDGAASWHVAVSKFTNSPLLSAALPVWDEDKGSIVAVVGVTTALYSVGQLMKELVKLHGGHIYLTSQEGWLLATSSSTPLLKNSSTGPTLSMAVDSQDEIIQSGAKWLRKTYGDKPPLSHEVHSATATLGNQKYYIDSFFLNLTRLPMVGVLCIPRKYIMGKVDARAFKTLVILISASVCILVVGCICIFILTNGVSKEMRLRAELISHLDARRKAEASSNFKSQFLANMSHELRTPMAAVIGLLDILLCDDCLTNEQYATINQIRRCSTALLRLLNNILDISKVESGKLVLEEAEFDLGRELEGLVDMFSVQCKNHNVETVLDLSDDMPKVFHGDSGRVVQIFANLISNSIKFTTSGYIILRGWCENLNSFSNNGNFFIDQKALRSAAQKKALREKRSCKNDNTMILFFEVEDTGCGIDPSKWESVFESFEQADPSTTRLHGGTGLGLCIVRTLVKKMGGEIRVVKTHGSGTLMQLYLLLNTPADVTRENYHLKFVEHNLKVVLALGGRMGREILSRWLLKLGIPVWEANEWNELTQILQDLFKSPTYVQSLTHKHPKVEPLSKNEVELSVFIVVIDIGMLNLCTDIWKEQLNFLDTFNKRAKFVWILNHDTSNAIKIDLRRRGHLLMVNGPLYKAKMIQMIEAVIKETCLKLPISKTDEHECVQTDQLHSDTKSSYDSEISELSSIEETSQKNLTISEAVSNCFPERIKLCTNNMVSVTTFPNDDSNCEQDVNQAENAKCSQKALEGLRILLAEDTPILQRVATIMLEQMGAKVIVVGDGVQAVEALNVLHKVDNFNASGDHPQYDLILMDCQMPKMDGYEATKAIRRAETESGSHTPIVALTAHAMSSDEAKCLEVGMDAYLTKPIDCKLMVSTILSLTKCTRT
- the LOC139847357 gene encoding proteasome subunit alpha type-7-like, translating into MARYDRAITVFSPDGHLFQVEYALEAVRKGNAAVGVRGSDIVVLGVEKKSTVKLQDSRSVRKIVNLDDHIALACAGLKADARVLINKARIECQSHKLTVEDPVTVEYITRYIAGLQQKYTQSGGVRPFGLSTLIVGFDPYTSVPSLYQTDPSGTFSAWKANATGRNSNSMREFLEKNYKETSGQETIKLAIRALLEVVESGGKNIEVAVMTKEGLRQLEEAEIDTIVAAIEAEKAAAEAAKKAPAKDT